In Citrus sinensis cultivar Valencia sweet orange chromosome 4, DVS_A1.0, whole genome shotgun sequence, one DNA window encodes the following:
- the LOC102616816 gene encoding xanthotoxin 5-hydroxylase CYP82C4-like: protein MADKYGPIFTMKLGVKQALMVSNWEIAKECFTTNDKAFASRPKTMAMELLEYNFSVISFAPYGNYWRQSLKIATIELLSSHRLEKLKHVREYEVKASIQRLYKNCVSSSSSRKVVLVDMIHWLEGTVLDVVLRIIAGKRHTSQSQEINDWQRQITKFTALTGQFVVSDALPFLRWLDIGGYERLMSKTAKYFDIILQEWLDEHKMKRVSGEVKGDEDFIYVLLSLLDDNAEQLPDRDADTVIKAICVTLIVAAADTTVVTLTWAIALLLNNRDVLKKAQDELDIQVGTKRQVNGSDMRNLVYLQAMIKETMRLYPALPLLLPHESIEECTVNGYHVPAGTQLFVNAWKIQRDPCVWEEPCQFQPERFLTTHKDIDVRGQNFELIPFGSGRRMCPAVSYGLQVMQLMLASLVHGFDFTTPSGEPVDMAETMGLTSAKATPLEVLLSPRLFASSYG, encoded by the exons ATGGCTGACAAATATGGACCAATATTCACTATGAAGTTGGGAGTGAAACAGGCTTTAATGGTGAGCAATTGGGAAATTGCTAAGGAGTGTTTTACCACAAATGACAAAGCCTTTGCAAGTCGCCCCAAAACAATGGCCATGGAGCTTTTGGAGTACAACTTTTCGGTCATAAGCTTCGCACCATATGGGAACTACTGGCGTCAGTCGCTTAAGATAGCCACAATTGAGCTTCTATCAAGTCATCGCCTTGAGAAGCTCAAACACGTACGTGAATACGAAGTGAAGGCTTCAATCCAGAGGTTATACAAGAATTGCGTAAGTAGCAGCAGTTCACGTAAAGTAGTTTTGGTGGATATGATCCATTGGCTCGAGGGCACAGTGCTTGACGTTGTTTTGAGAATAATTGCAGGAAAACGTCACACTTCACAATCACAAGAGATTAATGATTGGCAACGACAAATAACAAAGTTCACTGCCTTGACTGGTCAGTTCGTGGTGTCTGATGCGTTGCCTTTTTTGAGATGGCTAGATATCGGCGGGTATGAGAGATTAATGAGCAAGACAGctaaatattttgacattatTTTGCAAGAATGGTTGGATGAGCACAAGATGAAAAGAGTTTCTGGTGAAGTTAAGGGCGACGAGGATTTCATATATGTGTTGTTGTCGCTACTTGATGATAATGCAGAGCAGCTTCCTGATCGCGATGCTGACACTGTCATTAAAGCAATATGCGTG ACTCTAATCGTAGCAGCTGCAGACACCACAGTAGTTACATTGACATGGGCCATTGCTTTACTTCTCAACAATCGCGATGTTTTGAAGAAGGCACAAGATGAATTAGACATTCAGGTTGGTACTAAAAGGCAAGTGAATGGGTCAGACATGAGAAATTTGGTTTACTTGCAGGCCATGATCAAGGAAACAATGCGTTTATACCCTGCTTTACCACTTCTACTGCCTCACGAGTCTATAGAAGAGTGCACCGTCAATGGTTACCATGTCCCTGCTGGCACCCAGCTGTTTGTTAATGCTTGGAAGATTCAACGCGATCCATGTGTTTGGGAGGAGCCATGTCAATTTCAGCCAGAAAGATTTCTTACAACGCATAAGGATATTGATGTTAGGggacaaaattttgaattgataCCATTTGGTAGCGGAAGAAGAATGTGTCCTGCAGTGTCATATGGCCTTCAAGTTATGCAACTAATGCTTGCTTCATTAGTGCATGGGTTTGATTTTACAACCCCATCAGGTGAACCGGTTGACATGGCTGAGACAATGGGCCTAACCTCTGCTAAAGCTACTCCACTTGAAGTGCTTCTTAGTCCGCGCCTTTTTGCCTCTTCATATGGTTAA
- the LOC102617312 gene encoding 40S ribosomal protein S26-1-like, with the protein MDETDKAIKRFLVRNIVEQAAVRDMQDPCIYDNYVLPKLYAKMQYCISCAIHSHVVRVRSRTDRRNREPPKRFMRCRDDLPKPGQPGQAPRPALVVRVPVRP; encoded by the exons ATGGATGAAACGGACAAGGCCATTAAGAGATTCCTTGTGAGGAACATTGTTGAGCAAGCTGCTGTTAGAGACATGCAGGATCCCTGCATCTATGACA ACTATGTTCTGCCTAAGTTGTATGCAAAGATGCAGTACTGTATCTCCTGTGCAATTCACTCGCATGTGGTGAGGGTTCGCTCACGCACTGACCGCAGGAACCGTGAACCACCAAAGCGTTTTATGAGATGCAGG GATGATTTGCCAAAGCCTGGTCAGCCTGGTCAAGCGCCACGCCCAGCCCTTGTGGTTAGAGTTCCAGTTCGTCCATGA